A window of the Nibribacter ruber genome harbors these coding sequences:
- a CDS encoding DUF3857 domain-containing protein, with protein MKNWILAVGVVVLSCTAASAGEPSFSALSIDASLKKGANAVVRADETVFTVHSPQAASQKNRQVITVLNENGKDHAELVVHYDKLSKVDYIKGTVYDVMGKKVKTLKNSDIIDVSAVSNGALFEDNRMKVARLSMPSYPYTVEYEYQTSSNNLLFYPTWYPIASEKLAVEQAYFQVSMPAGMTLRYRELNLPVKAETSEAAGRKLYSWTVKNISPLEVEPMGPSYRDVIPMVFTAPSDFEVQGYKGNMATWSDLGKWINLLNAGRDQLPEATKEHIKTLTASLPDPKAKAEAVYNYMQNKTRYVAIQLGIGGWQPFEATMVDSKGYGDCKALSNYTKSLLEAAGVPSYYALIKGGEDQLPIMADFPSSQFNHVVLCVPMAKDTLWLECTSQTEDAGYTGSFTGDRQALLITPEGGVLVKTPQFKAKDNGQFRTVKVKLNAQGGAVAEATTLFTGSQHEDRKSIMHHYTPEDQLKWIYKNTHIPAFEIKKFTLNQVSKTSAPQMKETLQLDLPRVASISGKRLFITPNLMNRWTYVPPTTENRKQDVVWSDAFYDTDTVEFEIPAGYLPESVPQPVKISSLFGEYTAQVQVKAGRLVYVRELTMHKSRHAPAKYQELVNFLKQVSKADQQQVVLAATPS; from the coding sequence ATGAAAAACTGGATATTAGCTGTTGGGGTGGTGGTACTGTCATGTACTGCTGCCAGTGCCGGAGAGCCTTCTTTTTCGGCGCTCTCCATTGATGCCTCGCTTAAGAAAGGAGCCAATGCCGTGGTGCGCGCAGATGAAACGGTGTTTACCGTGCATTCGCCGCAGGCAGCCTCGCAAAAGAACCGCCAAGTCATCACGGTCCTGAATGAAAATGGCAAAGACCACGCAGAACTGGTGGTGCACTATGACAAGCTCAGCAAGGTGGACTACATCAAAGGCACCGTGTATGATGTGATGGGCAAGAAGGTAAAAACACTCAAGAACTCAGACATCATTGACGTGAGCGCCGTGAGCAACGGTGCCTTGTTTGAAGACAATCGCATGAAAGTGGCCAGGTTGTCCATGCCCAGCTACCCGTACACCGTGGAGTATGAGTACCAGACCAGTTCCAACAACCTGTTGTTCTACCCCACGTGGTACCCCATTGCCTCTGAGAAGCTGGCCGTGGAGCAAGCCTATTTCCAAGTGTCCATGCCAGCAGGCATGACGCTGCGGTACCGTGAGCTCAACCTGCCGGTAAAGGCAGAAACCTCTGAGGCCGCCGGAAGAAAACTGTATAGCTGGACGGTGAAGAACATTTCGCCTTTAGAGGTAGAACCCATGGGCCCCAGCTACAGAGACGTGATCCCGATGGTGTTCACTGCGCCTTCAGACTTTGAGGTGCAGGGCTACAAAGGCAACATGGCCACCTGGTCTGACCTGGGTAAATGGATCAACCTTTTGAACGCTGGCAGAGACCAGTTGCCAGAAGCCACCAAAGAGCATATCAAGACGTTGACCGCCTCTTTGCCAGATCCCAAAGCCAAAGCCGAAGCCGTGTACAATTACATGCAAAACAAAACCCGGTACGTGGCCATACAGCTGGGAATTGGCGGATGGCAACCGTTTGAGGCCACCATGGTAGATTCTAAAGGCTACGGCGACTGCAAGGCCCTAAGCAATTACACCAAGTCTTTGCTAGAGGCGGCGGGCGTGCCCAGTTATTATGCCCTCATCAAGGGCGGGGAAGACCAGTTGCCCATCATGGCAGACTTTCCTAGCAGCCAGTTCAACCACGTGGTGCTGTGCGTTCCCATGGCCAAAGATACGCTGTGGCTGGAATGCACCAGCCAGACCGAGGACGCCGGCTACACGGGTTCCTTCACCGGTGACCGCCAGGCGCTGTTGATTACCCCAGAAGGTGGCGTGTTGGTGAAAACCCCGCAGTTCAAGGCCAAGGACAACGGGCAGTTCAGGACGGTGAAGGTGAAGTTGAACGCCCAGGGCGGCGCCGTGGCAGAAGCCACCACGCTGTTCACGGGCAGCCAGCATGAAGACAGAAAAAGCATCATGCACCATTACACCCCAGAAGACCAACTGAAATGGATTTACAAAAACACCCATATTCCGGCATTTGAAATCAAGAAATTCACGCTCAACCAGGTGTCCAAGACCAGCGCCCCGCAAATGAAGGAAACCCTGCAGCTGGATCTGCCCCGAGTAGCCTCCATCAGTGGCAAGCGCCTGTTCATCACGCCCAACCTCATGAACCGCTGGACCTACGTGCCCCCTACTACAGAGAACCGGAAGCAGGACGTGGTTTGGTCAGATGCCTTCTATGACACAGACACGGTGGAGTTTGAGATTCCGGCGGGGTACCTGCCAGAGAGCGTTCCGCAGCCCGTGAAAATCTCCTCTTTGTTTGGCGAATATACGGCCCAGGTACAAGTAAAGGCTGGCCGTCTGGTGTACGTGCGTGAACTCACCATGCACAAAAGCCGTCATGCCCCAGCCAAGTACCAGGAGTTGGTCAACTTCTTAAAACAGGTTTCTAAGGCAGACCAGCAGCAAGTAGTGTTGGCCGCCACGCCGTCTTAA
- a CDS encoding ABC transporter ATP-binding protein, giving the protein MKSLRYLNKYLLKYKFRFFWGIVFVIVSNVFAIIPAQVVRHAFDLVREGINLHQLHEGFGQQETVYDSFARSTLFYGAVIVAMALLRGVFLFLMRQTIIVMSRLVENDLKNEIFAHYQTLPLSFYRKNNTGDLMARISEDVGRVRMYIGPAIMYGINLVALFLMVIPYMLSVNVKLTLYTLLPLPILSMSIYYVNNIIERKSDEIQKSLSGITTFVQEAFSGIRVLKSFVREQDSHANFTVASDTYRDKSLELNFVNSLFFPLILFLIGLSTIITVWLGGKEVINGSITPGVIAEFLIYVNMLTWPVTALGWTTSLVQRAAASQQRINEFLNTKTDILSGPIEEKDITGSITFEDVDFTYPDTGIYALKKLSFQINPGETLAVIGNTGSGKSTIAALLCRLYDATGGRILVDGEDIRQYNLSTLRSQIGYVPQDVFLFSDSIRNNIGFGVEALSEEKMLQAAKDADVYENIMRFPQQFDTVLGERGITLSGGQKQRVSIARALAREPKILILDDSLSAVDTKTENAILNSLQRVMHNRTSIIISHRVSSVKLADKILVLDDGVVVQHGSHDELMADTDGLYRALYERQLQTEDIE; this is encoded by the coding sequence GTGAAATCACTACGCTACCTCAATAAATATTTGCTCAAGTACAAATTCCGGTTTTTCTGGGGAATTGTGTTTGTGATTGTTTCCAACGTCTTTGCCATCATCCCGGCGCAGGTGGTTCGGCACGCCTTTGATCTGGTGCGCGAAGGCATTAACCTGCACCAGTTGCACGAAGGCTTCGGCCAGCAAGAGACGGTGTATGACAGCTTCGCGCGCAGTACGCTGTTTTATGGTGCGGTGATAGTGGCCATGGCCTTGCTGCGGGGTGTTTTTCTGTTTCTTATGCGCCAGACCATCATTGTGATGAGCCGCCTGGTGGAGAACGACCTCAAGAACGAAATCTTCGCGCACTACCAGACCCTGCCATTGAGCTTTTACCGCAAGAATAACACCGGTGACCTCATGGCCAGAATTTCTGAGGATGTGGGCCGTGTGCGCATGTACATCGGGCCGGCCATCATGTACGGCATCAACCTGGTGGCCTTGTTCCTGATGGTCATACCGTACATGTTATCCGTGAACGTGAAACTGACGCTCTACACGCTGTTGCCCCTGCCTATTTTGTCTATGAGCATTTACTACGTGAATAACATCATTGAGCGCAAGTCTGACGAGATTCAGAAAAGCCTTTCGGGTATTACTACGTTTGTGCAAGAGGCGTTCTCGGGCATCAGGGTATTGAAATCCTTTGTGCGTGAGCAGGATTCGCACGCCAACTTCACCGTGGCCAGCGACACCTACCGCGACAAGTCCCTGGAGCTCAACTTTGTCAACTCATTGTTCTTCCCGCTTATCTTATTTTTGATTGGCTTAAGTACTATTATCACCGTGTGGTTGGGTGGTAAAGAAGTGATTAACGGAAGTATCACGCCGGGAGTAATAGCCGAGTTCTTGATTTACGTGAATATGCTCACCTGGCCCGTGACGGCTTTGGGCTGGACTACCTCTCTGGTACAGCGCGCCGCCGCTTCCCAGCAACGCATCAACGAGTTTTTGAACACCAAGACAGACATCCTCTCAGGACCGATAGAGGAGAAAGACATCACGGGCTCCATTACCTTTGAGGACGTTGACTTCACTTACCCAGACACCGGCATTTATGCCTTGAAGAAACTGTCTTTCCAGATTAACCCCGGCGAGACGCTGGCCGTGATCGGCAACACAGGCTCGGGCAAGAGCACCATTGCCGCTTTGCTATGTCGCTTATATGATGCCACTGGTGGACGTATTCTGGTAGATGGCGAGGACATCAGACAGTATAATTTAAGCACTTTGCGCAGTCAGATTGGCTACGTGCCGCAGGACGTGTTTCTTTTCTCAGATTCTATCAGAAACAACATCGGGTTTGGGGTAGAGGCGCTGTCTGAGGAAAAGATGCTACAAGCCGCCAAAGATGCCGATGTCTACGAGAACATCATGCGCTTCCCGCAGCAGTTTGACACGGTGTTGGGCGAGCGCGGCATTACCTTGTCCGGTGGGCAGAAACAGCGTGTCTCCATTGCCCGCGCTCTGGCCCGTGAGCCTAAGATTCTGATTCTGGACGACTCGCTTTCTGCGGTAGATACCAAGACGGAGAACGCCATCTTGAACAGCCTCCAACGCGTCATGCACAACCGCACGTCCATCATCATCTCGCACCGCGTAAGCTCCGTGAAACTAGCCGATAAGATTCTGGTCTTGGATGACGGCGTGGTAGTACAACACGGTAGCCATGACGAACTGATGGCCGACACAGATGGCTTATACCGCGCCTTATATGAGCGCCAGCTACAAACCGAGGATATTGAGTAA
- a CDS encoding DUF3857 domain-containing protein translates to MKTYAPDTSAAAVVLYDYGQSSFIFTKGTQVQYKRTVRIKVLQKAGLEHANIIIPYYRQNRDNQEQVVEVKGFAYNLEGGKKVASKLDETAIFDEQVNANWYQKKLTLPNVKVGSVLEYTYTLTSDFLYNLREWEFQKDVPVKWSEYRVDMVPMFEYKQMVHGFHPFHLRESKESKVGVPINWHTERNTSFSTERGILYMTVTQYRWVMKDVPAFRQEAYLTNSTDYTSKIVFELAKVQYPDQEPRFMAVGWEDFTQEMLKEENFGKLLTSNPAYFKKVVQSLALEENADKLARLQAVYAYVQKHMQWDKRQRTTADDLKTAHEARTGSSADINLLLTALLREAGLVAQPMLVSTRNHGLPPGRTPMLNKFNYVISCVTLDGKDYLLDATEPSLAMGMLPYRCLNGKGWVVEEPAGRWVALQGLDRNTQLVSAKMEVKPTGEVTGTLEESYLGVPALQLRDKINSQGQEDYLKSLGNAGADWTWEQIKLTHLEEPAKPLKTSYQLQKTGEGKASEVLYLPAMLVHAKQENPFKAATRQYPVDFSTPIDETYVLQYQLPQGYEVEELPQPVNLLLPNGAAKFNYQAQVTNGKLQIISKLAINKTVFSPEEYASLREFFSLMVAKHAEKVVLRKKS, encoded by the coding sequence ATGAAAACCTACGCTCCAGATACCAGCGCCGCCGCCGTGGTGTTGTATGATTATGGGCAGTCATCGTTCATCTTCACCAAAGGCACGCAGGTACAGTACAAGCGCACCGTCAGGATTAAGGTTTTACAGAAAGCCGGCCTGGAGCACGCCAACATCATCATTCCGTACTATCGTCAAAACAGAGACAACCAGGAACAGGTGGTAGAGGTGAAGGGCTTTGCCTACAACCTGGAGGGTGGTAAGAAAGTGGCCAGCAAACTGGATGAGACCGCCATCTTTGACGAACAGGTGAACGCCAACTGGTATCAGAAGAAACTCACGCTGCCCAACGTGAAGGTGGGTTCTGTGCTGGAGTACACCTATACTCTCACCTCAGACTTTCTGTACAACCTGCGGGAATGGGAGTTTCAGAAAGACGTGCCTGTGAAGTGGAGCGAGTACCGCGTAGACATGGTGCCCATGTTTGAGTACAAGCAGATGGTGCATGGGTTTCATCCCTTTCACTTGAGAGAAAGCAAAGAGTCAAAAGTGGGCGTTCCCATTAACTGGCACACTGAAAGAAACACCTCCTTCTCCACCGAACGTGGCATCTTGTACATGACCGTGACGCAGTACCGCTGGGTGATGAAAGACGTGCCGGCGTTCAGGCAGGAGGCCTATCTCACCAATTCTACAGACTACACCTCTAAGATTGTGTTTGAGCTGGCCAAGGTGCAGTACCCAGACCAGGAACCCCGGTTCATGGCAGTAGGTTGGGAAGACTTTACCCAGGAAATGCTCAAAGAGGAAAATTTCGGGAAACTGCTTACCAGCAACCCCGCTTATTTCAAGAAGGTTGTCCAGTCATTGGCGCTGGAGGAAAACGCAGACAAGCTGGCCCGGCTACAGGCCGTGTACGCGTACGTGCAAAAGCACATGCAATGGGACAAAAGGCAGCGTACCACGGCAGATGATTTAAAGACAGCGCATGAAGCCCGCACCGGCTCCTCAGCTGACATTAACCTGCTGCTGACGGCCCTGCTGCGGGAAGCGGGCTTAGTGGCCCAGCCCATGTTGGTGAGTACCAGAAACCACGGACTTCCGCCCGGAAGAACGCCCATGCTCAACAAATTCAACTATGTTATTAGCTGCGTCACCCTTGACGGCAAAGACTACCTGTTAGATGCCACAGAGCCATCCCTGGCCATGGGTATGCTACCGTACCGCTGCCTCAACGGCAAAGGCTGGGTGGTAGAAGAACCGGCCGGCCGGTGGGTGGCGCTGCAGGGCCTAGACCGAAACACCCAGTTGGTCTCCGCCAAAATGGAGGTGAAGCCCACCGGCGAGGTGACAGGCACCCTGGAAGAAAGTTACCTGGGAGTGCCCGCCCTGCAACTGCGGGACAAAATCAACAGCCAGGGCCAGGAAGACTACCTCAAGAGCCTGGGCAACGCCGGCGCCGACTGGACCTGGGAACAAATCAAGCTGACGCACCTGGAAGAACCGGCCAAGCCGCTTAAAACGAGTTATCAACTGCAAAAAACCGGCGAAGGAAAGGCCAGCGAAGTCTTGTACCTGCCTGCCATGCTGGTGCATGCAAAGCAAGAGAACCCGTTTAAGGCAGCCACCCGCCAATACCCAGTGGATTTTTCTACGCCCATAGATGAGACCTACGTACTCCAGTACCAACTACCGCAGGGCTATGAGGTGGAGGAACTGCCGCAGCCGGTCAATCTGCTGTTGCCCAACGGCGCTGCTAAATTCAATTACCAGGCCCAAGTGACCAACGGCAAACTGCAGATCATCAGTAAACTGGCCATCAACAAGACTGTCTTTTCGCCGGAGGAGTATGCGAGCCTTCGGGAATTCTTTAGTTTGATGGTAGCCAAGCACGCTGAGAAAGTGGTACTCAGAAAGAAATCCTAA
- a CDS encoding DUF3857 domain-containing protein, which yields MKTKNTSPAFFAKTSCLLFFLVSLPLLGWSQDPLKMGQTTNEELNMKVYAQDTSAAAVVLYDYGHTSFLYTKGTQVQLKRLLRIKILKKAGLDQANISIPYYRKDFSNKEEVLELKGMTYNLEGGKIEKVKLDDKAVFEEKADVNWYVKKIAMPNVKVGSVIEISYTIKSPYLYSLRDWTFQAEIPVAWSEYRMNMMPFYEYTHLLHGFQRYHLEDMKVISQTIAFNWEEDMGHTSLQKCGSQVYKIAQYRWVMKDVPAFTEEPYMTGVQDYLSKLEFMLTKIQYPEREPEYMASSWDGLAKELQKEEQFGLQLQNTAGFKKTVDQATAASTDVLSKAKAIDAYVKNQMVWDGMNSFYSENIKKAHEAHKGSSADINLLLVALLREAGLDAHPMLVSTRSHGSAATNMPMLSKFNYVIAAVKVGEATHLLDATERELPFGVLPYRCLNGQGWVTNLPAGKWLPLKNNDRNVQLVSAHMEIKPTGEVTGKMEESYSGLSAHQMRASIKAQGKEDYLQKLTSKDPDWTRQEMNLANLEKHDADLKATYKLHRVGEAQPVHLLYVSPMLNHATEQNPFKLANRLFPIDFATPTDETYVFTYVLPTGYEVEEMPKGLNVSLPDNSARFSYLVQVTDGKLQIMSKLNINKPVFTAKEYQDLRELYSRMVAKHAEKVVLRKKS from the coding sequence ATGAAAACCAAGAATACCTCACCCGCCTTTTTTGCCAAAACCTCTTGTCTGTTGTTTTTCCTAGTGAGCCTGCCCTTGCTGGGCTGGAGCCAGGACCCGCTCAAAATGGGCCAGACCACCAATGAAGAACTGAACATGAAGGTGTACGCCCAGGACACCAGTGCCGCCGCCGTGGTCTTGTATGACTACGGGCACACGTCGTTCCTGTACACCAAAGGCACCCAGGTGCAGCTCAAACGACTGCTACGCATTAAAATTCTTAAGAAGGCCGGGCTGGACCAGGCCAACATCAGTATTCCCTACTACCGAAAAGACTTCAGCAACAAAGAAGAAGTGCTGGAGCTGAAAGGCATGACCTACAACCTGGAAGGCGGGAAGATTGAAAAAGTGAAGCTAGACGACAAGGCAGTCTTTGAGGAAAAGGCAGACGTGAACTGGTATGTGAAGAAAATTGCCATGCCCAACGTGAAAGTGGGCTCTGTGATTGAGATTTCCTACACCATCAAGTCACCGTATCTCTACAGCCTTCGCGACTGGACGTTTCAGGCTGAAATTCCAGTGGCCTGGAGCGAGTACCGCATGAACATGATGCCTTTCTATGAGTACACGCACCTCTTGCACGGCTTCCAGAGATACCACCTGGAAGACATGAAGGTGATTAGCCAGACCATTGCCTTTAACTGGGAGGAGGACATGGGCCACACTTCCCTGCAGAAGTGTGGCTCACAAGTGTACAAGATTGCGCAGTACCGCTGGGTCATGAAAGACGTACCTGCTTTTACCGAGGAGCCCTACATGACCGGCGTACAGGACTATCTCTCTAAGCTGGAGTTCATGCTCACCAAGATACAGTACCCAGAGCGGGAGCCAGAGTACATGGCCAGCAGTTGGGACGGGCTGGCCAAAGAACTGCAGAAAGAGGAACAGTTTGGCCTTCAGTTACAAAATACCGCCGGCTTTAAGAAGACCGTTGACCAGGCCACGGCCGCCAGCACAGACGTGTTGTCTAAAGCCAAAGCCATTGACGCCTACGTGAAAAACCAGATGGTCTGGGATGGCATGAACAGCTTCTACTCAGAGAACATAAAAAAGGCGCATGAAGCCCACAAAGGATCATCTGCTGATATTAACCTGCTGTTGGTAGCCTTGCTCCGCGAAGCCGGCCTGGACGCCCATCCTATGTTGGTGAGTACCCGCAGCCATGGCAGCGCCGCCACCAACATGCCTATGCTCTCCAAGTTCAACTACGTCATTGCCGCGGTAAAAGTAGGTGAGGCTACCCATCTACTAGATGCCACGGAGCGGGAACTGCCGTTTGGCGTGCTGCCGTACCGCTGCCTGAACGGGCAGGGCTGGGTGACCAACCTGCCGGCGGGCAAATGGCTGCCCCTCAAAAACAATGACCGCAACGTGCAACTGGTGTCTGCTCACATGGAGATTAAACCCACCGGCGAAGTGACGGGCAAGATGGAAGAGTCTTACAGCGGCCTGTCTGCCCACCAGATGCGTGCCAGCATCAAAGCACAAGGTAAAGAAGACTACCTCCAGAAACTGACCTCCAAAGACCCAGACTGGACCCGTCAAGAAATGAACCTGGCCAACCTGGAGAAGCATGACGCTGACTTGAAAGCCACCTACAAACTGCACCGTGTAGGAGAGGCACAACCCGTGCACCTGTTGTACGTGTCACCCATGCTCAATCATGCCACAGAGCAGAATCCATTTAAACTGGCCAACCGCTTGTTTCCCATTGACTTCGCCACGCCCACAGATGAGACCTACGTGTTTACCTATGTGCTGCCCACCGGTTATGAGGTAGAGGAAATGCCCAAGGGCCTCAACGTCTCTCTGCCAGACAATTCTGCTAGGTTCAGTTACCTGGTGCAGGTGACGGACGGTAAGTTGCAGATCATGAGCAAGCTCAACATCAACAAGCCCGTTTTCACTGCCAAAGAATACCAGGACCTGCGCGAACTCTACAGCCGCATGGTAGCCAAGCACGCCGAGAAAGTGGTGCTGCGCAAGAAGTCTTAA
- a CDS encoding YtxH domain-containing protein, giving the protein MGKKTTSIIAFSTGIATGAILGILFAPEKGRETRDKLSFQLEKYRARLLELSNDLIAGREEQGSAAKTEGQRVIKDARDKAERLLQDVDTLINEINSKKEA; this is encoded by the coding sequence ATGGGCAAAAAAACAACCTCCATCATTGCCTTTTCCACCGGAATCGCCACGGGTGCCATCCTGGGGATTTTATTTGCGCCTGAGAAAGGCCGCGAGACCCGCGACAAACTCAGCTTTCAATTAGAAAAATACCGTGCCCGCCTGCTGGAGCTTTCCAACGACCTGATTGCCGGCCGCGAGGAGCAGGGCTCTGCCGCCAAGACCGAAGGACAGCGCGTAATCAAAGACGCCCGCGACAAAGCAGAGCGCCTTTTGCAGGACGTAGACACGCTCATCAACGAAATAAACAGTAAGAAAGAAGCATAA
- the nusB gene encoding transcription antitermination factor NusB, producing MLNRRILRIKAMQAIYAYVQAEGSNYLLALDRIADTFAPDLMAIEAQDRKLLEGQKQIATLLFKEWYETKKFDTEEKDREILNAAQDAVNFYQNSLKKDYKSFGNQMLTAVEEIYDRYLLTLLVMQEVTHLIEGEEKKAATRFTERTDVDLRGLLRNKALTKLQDNKFLEQRVIRRNVSWAGNLDVVQQIYKNGIKKDEQVLAYLDLVEPTYEQDHELLKHLYKNVIFKDENLQGLFEEQDLNWVENKSVVKSLVNKSIKMLEETTDEHLPLLDLSASWDDDKAFFEELYHETLKDDAKYEAMISESVQNWDVERVALIDKIILKMALCEMHIFRSIPVKVTINEYIEISKVYSTPKSKQFVNGVLDKLSQQLTASGAIRKSGRGLLDNK from the coding sequence ATGCTCAACCGCAGAATACTCCGGATCAAAGCCATGCAAGCCATCTACGCCTATGTACAGGCAGAAGGCTCTAACTATCTGTTGGCCCTAGACCGCATTGCAGACACGTTCGCGCCAGATTTAATGGCCATTGAGGCGCAAGACAGAAAGCTGCTGGAAGGGCAGAAGCAAATTGCCACGCTGCTCTTCAAAGAGTGGTATGAAACCAAGAAGTTTGACACCGAGGAGAAAGACAGAGAGATTCTCAACGCGGCCCAAGACGCCGTCAACTTCTACCAAAACTCGCTTAAGAAAGACTATAAATCCTTCGGGAACCAGATGCTTACGGCCGTAGAGGAAATCTATGACCGCTACCTGCTTACCTTGCTGGTGATGCAGGAAGTGACGCATTTGATTGAAGGCGAAGAGAAGAAAGCCGCCACCCGCTTCACGGAGCGCACGGATGTAGACCTGCGCGGTCTTCTCAGAAACAAAGCCTTGACCAAACTACAGGATAACAAGTTCCTGGAGCAGCGCGTGATCAGAAGAAACGTGAGCTGGGCGGGCAACCTGGACGTAGTACAGCAAATCTATAAAAACGGCATCAAGAAAGACGAGCAAGTGCTGGCCTATCTGGACCTAGTGGAGCCTACCTATGAGCAGGACCATGAGTTGCTCAAGCATCTTTATAAAAACGTCATTTTCAAAGACGAGAACCTGCAAGGCCTGTTTGAAGAGCAAGACCTGAACTGGGTGGAGAACAAGTCTGTGGTGAAGAGCCTGGTGAACAAGTCCATCAAGATGCTGGAAGAAACCACAGATGAGCACCTGCCGCTCTTGGACCTTTCGGCCAGCTGGGACGATGACAAGGCCTTCTTTGAAGAACTCTACCACGAGACCCTCAAAGACGACGCCAAGTATGAGGCCATGATCTCTGAGAGCGTGCAGAACTGGGACGTGGAGCGCGTGGCCCTCATAGACAAGATCATCTTAAAAATGGCGCTCTGCGAGATGCACATTTTTAGAAGTATCCCCGTGAAAGTGACTATCAACGAGTATATCGAGATATCCAAGGTGTACAGCACGCCTAAGAGCAAGCAGTTCGTGAACGGCGTGTTAGACAAGCTGTCACAGCAGTTAACCGCCAGCGGTGCCATCCGTAAATCAGGGAGAGGTCTATTGGACAACAAATAA
- a CDS encoding Glu/Leu/Phe/Val dehydrogenase produces MVEIKEIAGGQESSVFSQMGQFDHEQVVFCHDHDTGLKAIIGIHNTVLGPALGGTRMWTYATEAEALRDVLRLSRGMTFKSAISGLNLGGGKAVIIGDSKKDKNEAMMRKFGRFVNNLNGKYITAEDMGMTTLDMGYIAMETKHVAGLPESQGGSGDPSPVTAYGTYMGMKASAKKAWGNDSLAGKKISVQGTGHVGGYLIDYLVKEGAQLFITDIDQDRLQRISSATGATVVGLDEIYDLDVDIYSPCAMGATINDNTLSRLKCQIIAGCANNQLQDENVHGPALVQKGMIYAPDFLINAGGIINVYSEVKKLNREWSMQQTEQIYNTTLNIFAKAEADGTHTQKAATELAQKRIDDMAKIKRTY; encoded by the coding sequence ATGGTTGAAATAAAAGAAATAGCAGGAGGCCAGGAATCATCGGTTTTTAGCCAGATGGGCCAGTTTGATCATGAGCAAGTAGTGTTCTGCCATGACCACGACACTGGGTTGAAAGCCATTATTGGTATCCACAACACGGTGTTAGGCCCAGCCTTGGGCGGTACCCGTATGTGGACCTACGCCACTGAGGCCGAAGCACTACGCGATGTGTTGCGTCTTTCCCGCGGTATGACCTTCAAGTCGGCCATCTCTGGTTTGAACCTGGGCGGTGGTAAGGCCGTGATCATTGGCGACTCCAAAAAGGATAAGAACGAGGCGATGATGCGCAAGTTCGGGCGTTTTGTAAACAACCTGAACGGTAAATACATCACCGCCGAGGACATGGGCATGACCACCCTGGACATGGGCTACATTGCCATGGAGACCAAGCACGTGGCTGGTTTGCCAGAGTCGCAAGGCGGTAGCGGTGACCCTTCTCCGGTAACGGCCTACGGTACCTACATGGGTATGAAAGCCTCTGCCAAGAAAGCTTGGGGCAACGACAGCTTGGCAGGTAAAAAAATCTCTGTACAAGGTACTGGCCACGTAGGTGGTTATTTGATTGACTACCTGGTAAAGGAAGGTGCTCAGTTGTTCATCACTGACATTGACCAAGACCGTTTACAGCGTATTTCTTCGGCTACCGGTGCTACCGTAGTTGGCTTGGATGAAATCTATGACCTGGATGTGGATATCTATTCTCCTTGCGCCATGGGAGCCACCATCAATGACAACACACTTTCACGTTTGAAGTGCCAGATCATTGCCGGTTGCGCCAACAACCAGTTGCAGGATGAGAACGTGCACGGCCCGGCTCTAGTGCAGAAAGGCATGATCTACGCGCCAGACTTCCTGATCAACGCGGGTGGTATCATCAACGTGTACTCAGAAGTTAAAAAGCTGAACCGCGAGTGGTCTATGCAACAGACAGAGCAGATCTACAACACCACGTTGAACATCTTCGCGAAGGCTGAGGCAGACGGTACGCACACGCAGAAAGCCGCCACTGAGCTGGCGCAGAAGCGTATTGACGATATGGCTAAGATCAAAAGAACTTACTAA